The following coding sequences lie in one Peribacillus frigoritolerans genomic window:
- a CDS encoding response regulator transcription factor: MIKVLFVDDHEMVRIGVSAYLSAQSDIEVIGEADNGLKAVELAMELRPDIILMDLVMPEMDGIEATKRIIEKWPDAKIIIVTSFLDDEKVYPALEAGATSYMLKTSKASEIARAVRSTFQGQSVLEPEVTGKMMEKLRRPKVTQLHDQLTNREMEILLLMTQGKTNQEIADELYIALKTAKVHVSNILSKLAVQDRTQAVIYAFKHSLVQEE; this comes from the coding sequence ATGATTAAAGTATTATTTGTCGATGACCATGAAATGGTAAGGATAGGGGTATCGGCGTATTTATCCGCACAGTCGGATATCGAAGTGATAGGGGAAGCGGATAATGGCTTGAAAGCTGTCGAACTGGCAATGGAATTGCGTCCGGATATCATTTTGATGGATTTGGTGATGCCGGAAATGGACGGCATAGAAGCAACGAAACGAATTATAGAAAAATGGCCAGATGCAAAGATCATCATTGTGACAAGCTTCCTGGATGATGAAAAAGTGTACCCGGCATTGGAAGCCGGAGCGACGAGCTATATGTTGAAAACATCAAAGGCCAGCGAGATTGCGAGAGCCGTCCGTTCCACTTTCCAGGGGCAAAGCGTACTTGAACCTGAAGTGACGGGAAAAATGATGGAAAAGCTGCGTCGCCCAAAAGTTACTCAGCTTCATGATCAATTGACAAACCGCGAAATGGAAATCTTGCTGCTGATGACACAAGGAAAAACGAATCAGGAGATTGCGGATGAACTATACATAGCCCTGAAAACAGCCAAAGTACATGTCAGCAATATATTAAGTAAGCTTGCCGTGCAGGACCGCACGCAAGCAGTGATTTACGCATTTAAGCATTCGCTCGTTCAAGAAGAGTAG
- a CDS encoding MFS transporter: MKALRLLKSFNFLYFGLLAIFIPFLPVYLADQGLRPAQIGFIVGTGGFVTLITQPLWGMISDKTRTIRKVLLLLIFFSSVIGYFLYDSSSYLQLILFAMLLYFFLMPIDPLTESLNFTIAEKSGISYGSIRTYGALGYAVISLITGYVMSYFGANSLAFLFAGIGLISFIVSWMMPDAPVSGKPVTLSSLKHFFSNKETLLFLLLVFICAVPARMNDTFLGVYIRELGGSAKLVGLTWFLAAGSEIVVFALSFWWLRKGKEIIIISFAAAFFFIRYFVSAWITDPQLLAYLQVMQLLTFPIFYSAAIQYLYRIVPVEWRATGQTVLALLFFGVSGIIASYIGGAIYGAYGGKTLYLFISSISFMGMVFALVLYRIYGKRLDTAEEAV, translated from the coding sequence ATGAAAGCATTACGATTATTAAAGAGTTTTAACTTTTTATATTTTGGACTGCTTGCCATTTTCATTCCGTTTCTCCCAGTCTATCTGGCTGATCAAGGTTTGCGTCCAGCCCAAATTGGATTCATCGTCGGTACAGGAGGTTTTGTCACCCTCATCACCCAGCCTTTATGGGGAATGATCAGCGACAAAACAAGGACTATACGAAAAGTCCTGTTGTTACTCATCTTTTTCTCGAGCGTAATCGGTTATTTCCTCTATGATTCAAGCAGTTATCTTCAGCTCATCCTGTTTGCCATGCTGCTATATTTCTTTCTGATGCCGATCGATCCCCTGACGGAAAGCCTCAATTTTACGATTGCAGAGAAATCCGGGATCAGCTACGGCTCCATCCGGACATATGGTGCATTGGGTTATGCGGTCATATCGCTAATCACCGGCTATGTTATGTCATATTTCGGAGCGAACAGCCTTGCCTTCCTTTTTGCGGGCATAGGTTTGATCAGTTTCATTGTCAGCTGGATGATGCCTGATGCACCCGTTTCAGGAAAACCTGTCACCTTAAGCAGCCTTAAGCATTTTTTCAGCAATAAAGAGACGCTACTCTTTCTGTTATTGGTCTTTATCTGTGCTGTTCCAGCAAGGATGAACGATACTTTCCTCGGAGTGTATATCCGGGAACTTGGAGGAAGTGCCAAGCTTGTAGGCTTGACCTGGTTCTTAGCGGCGGGAAGTGAAATCGTTGTGTTCGCCCTAAGCTTCTGGTGGCTTCGCAAGGGTAAGGAAATCATCATCATTTCGTTTGCAGCAGCGTTTTTCTTTATCCGTTATTTCGTCTCTGCATGGATTACCGATCCACAGCTATTAGCTTATTTGCAAGTCATGCAGCTATTGACTTTCCCGATTTTCTACTCGGCGGCCATCCAATATCTGTATCGGATCGTTCCGGTGGAATGGCGTGCCACAGGCCAGACCGTACTGGCGCTGCTATTCTTCGGGGTTTCGGGAATCATTGCTTCTTATATAGGCGGAGCCATATATGGGGCTTACGGCGGGAAGACCCTTTACTTGTTCATTTCCTCCATCTCCTTTATGGGAATGGTATTCGCTTTGGTTCTTTATCGGATATACGGAAAGAGGCTCGATACCGCAGAGGAAGCTGTATAA
- a CDS encoding sensor histidine kinase has product MSILTRQILTALGVAFVLSLALPATVFFIFPLSDWSLLWEKVVMGLPFVIFLPSLVMTVGLIYGVVSGMFWKRQLERVDEGLHLLEQGRLPSQQETYPVQEMAKMAERMQLIHKQINEQTKLSQKMANEKAVDQEKQIQEIVSQERNRLARELHDSVSQQLFAASMFMSAITESQTDMEKTEMKQFKVVEEMIHQSQLEMRALLLHLRPVALKGKSLHEGMKELLLELAQKVTMDINWKMEPVTLDKGIEDHLFRILQESISNTLRHAKANSLEVLLIVRDGMIILRITDDGIGFNVEESKTGSYGLQNMHERAVELGGTMQLVSVLNKGTKLEVKIPLLNAGGDHDD; this is encoded by the coding sequence ATGAGCATACTGACACGTCAGATATTGACTGCCCTTGGTGTTGCTTTCGTTCTTTCCCTCGCCTTGCCGGCGACGGTTTTCTTCATCTTCCCTTTATCCGACTGGAGTTTATTGTGGGAGAAAGTGGTCATGGGATTACCCTTCGTCATATTCCTGCCAAGCCTTGTCATGACGGTAGGGCTGATTTATGGAGTCGTTTCGGGAATGTTTTGGAAGAGGCAGCTCGAAAGGGTGGATGAAGGGCTGCATTTACTTGAACAGGGTCGCTTACCTTCGCAACAGGAAACGTATCCAGTCCAAGAGATGGCTAAAATGGCGGAACGGATGCAACTGATCCATAAGCAAATCAATGAGCAGACAAAATTATCGCAAAAAATGGCGAATGAAAAGGCCGTTGATCAGGAGAAACAGATCCAGGAAATCGTTTCCCAGGAACGAAACCGTTTGGCGCGGGAGCTGCATGATTCGGTAAGCCAGCAATTGTTTGCCGCTTCGATGTTCATGTCGGCCATCACCGAATCGCAAACCGATATGGAAAAAACGGAAATGAAACAATTCAAGGTAGTGGAAGAAATGATCCATCAATCCCAGCTTGAGATGAGGGCGTTATTGCTTCACTTGAGACCTGTTGCATTAAAGGGAAAATCTTTACATGAAGGAATGAAAGAGCTCCTTTTGGAATTGGCCCAAAAAGTGACGATGGATATAAATTGGAAGATGGAGCCTGTCACTCTGGATAAGGGGATTGAGGACCATCTGTTTCGGATTTTACAAGAATCGATTTCCAATACACTTAGACATGCAAAAGCAAACTCGCTTGAAGTGCTATTGATCGTTCGTGATGGGATGATCATTTTACGAATAACGGATGACGGCATCGGTTTTAACGTCGAGGAGTCGAAAACGGGATCATATGGTCTGCAAAACATGCATGAACGGGCTGTTGAATTAGGCGGAACGATGCAACTTGTAAGCGTTCTGAATAAAGGAACGAAACTTGAAGTGAAAATCCCATTATTAAATGCTGGAGGTGATCATGATGATTAA
- a CDS encoding TetR/AcrR family transcriptional regulator codes for MENGKVGDKRHLRSIMTRQKLLEAAKETFLEEGYQAALISQMIKRANIGYGTAYVHFKGKEDLLIVLMENVMEQFYEIAETSFFPKSKDEAKHIINRQANAFLKMAEAERNMMQVFEQAIGISTIISDKWKAIRMKFIQRISKDVAYAQQNGLARAELNHELVARGWFFTNEMYLWEIVRNEHQSSVEEISQTITSVYVEGLYV; via the coding sequence ATGGAGAATGGCAAAGTAGGGGATAAACGGCACTTACGCTCGATCATGACACGACAAAAGTTATTGGAAGCTGCAAAGGAAACATTTCTTGAAGAAGGTTATCAAGCTGCGCTTATTTCCCAAATGATCAAAAGGGCAAACATCGGTTATGGAACGGCCTATGTTCATTTTAAAGGGAAAGAGGATCTGTTAATTGTATTAATGGAGAATGTAATGGAGCAATTCTATGAAATTGCCGAGACCTCTTTCTTTCCAAAATCAAAAGACGAAGCAAAACATATCATAAACAGACAAGCTAATGCATTTTTGAAAATGGCAGAAGCTGAACGCAATATGATGCAGGTTTTCGAACAGGCCATCGGGATATCAACCATTATTTCAGATAAATGGAAAGCGATCCGCATGAAGTTCATTCAGCGAATATCAAAGGACGTCGCCTACGCACAGCAAAATGGGCTGGCAAGAGCTGAACTAAACCATGAGCTTGTGGCAAGAGGGTGGTTTTTCACAAATGAAATGTATCTGTGGGAAATCGTCAGAAACGAACACCAAAGTTCTGTAGAAGAAATTTCTCAAACCATAACCTCAGTTTACGTTGAAGGCTTGTATGTGTAA
- the kynB gene encoding arylformamidase: MGTWIDISQRLDDNVAVWPGDTPFSYKVNWSKEESGSVNVGQINMSIHTGTHIDAPFHFDDDGKRVIDLDLDLYMGNARVIHLPNKTSIGVNELSNIDLTGVTRLLIRTDAWRDRSVFPQTIPHIQPELAAYLSEVGVRLIGLDLPSVDPLDSKELSAHHELAEHGIHILEGLVLDGIGPGNYELAALPLPLVEADGSPVRAVLKKLP; encoded by the coding sequence ATGGGGACATGGATTGATATTTCACAACGTCTGGATGATAACGTTGCAGTCTGGCCTGGAGATACACCTTTCTCTTATAAAGTAAATTGGAGTAAAGAAGAAAGTGGATCTGTCAATGTAGGTCAAATCAATATGAGTATCCATACCGGTACCCATATTGATGCACCTTTTCATTTTGATGATGATGGAAAAAGAGTGATTGATTTGGATCTCGATTTATATATGGGAAATGCCCGAGTTATCCATTTACCAAACAAGACAAGCATCGGAGTCAATGAATTATCCAATATTGATCTAACAGGCGTTACCCGTCTGTTAATTCGGACGGATGCATGGAGGGATCGAAGTGTGTTTCCACAAACCATACCTCATATCCAGCCAGAATTAGCGGCATATCTTTCAGAAGTCGGCGTCCGCCTTATTGGACTTGATTTACCATCAGTAGATCCACTGGATAGTAAAGAGCTATCTGCCCACCATGAACTTGCCGAACATGGCATTCACATTTTGGAAGGACTTGTATTAGACGGTATCGGACCGGGTAATTATGAGCTGGCAGCCCTCCCTCTTCCATTAGTTGAAGCAGATGGAAGTCCGGTACGTGCTGTGTTGAAAAAGTTACCCTAA
- a CDS encoding amino acid permease, protein MENKNTQLNFKDEPEKGLKRELETNQLSMIAMGCAIGTGLFLGSGLAIQAAGPSVLLSYALGAFVVLLLMGCLAEMTVAHPTSGSFGAIAEKYMSPMAGYLVRYSYWIANVLAVGVEVSAVSVYMKYWFPTVPGIVWILLFAGALIYVNATSVNTFATFEYWFSFIKISAIVGFILLGAYVLFGSSDQPHIGPENFVNEGGFFPFGWWGMWVAVFISLFSFLGTEMIAVTSGEAKDPDAAVPKALKATVFRLSTFYVLTIGIMLMIVPWKTAGIEESPFVKVMEILNIPGASGIMNFIILTAALSAMNAQLYASTRMMFSLARGKHAPSFLGELNKRGVPGKALAVSTTGIFIAAGVHALLPGSSYAFMMGISMFGAMFTWLMIFISHLFFRVKWEKTGGRKLPVKMIGFPYLTILGALLLFSLMITTWFTDFKIMLQFGIPWLLFLAVAYSVSKRKNINHNVMEEPLEKKIE, encoded by the coding sequence ATGGAGAACAAAAATACTCAATTGAACTTTAAAGATGAGCCAGAAAAAGGATTAAAACGTGAGCTGGAAACAAATCAGCTTTCCATGATCGCAATGGGCTGTGCCATCGGGACAGGTTTATTCCTTGGCAGCGGGCTTGCCATTCAAGCGGCAGGGCCAAGTGTATTGCTGAGCTATGCACTCGGGGCGTTCGTCGTTTTACTATTGATGGGCTGTTTAGCCGAAATGACGGTTGCCCATCCTACTTCCGGATCTTTTGGGGCCATTGCTGAAAAGTACATGTCTCCAATGGCAGGCTATCTTGTTCGCTATTCTTATTGGATTGCCAATGTTTTGGCTGTCGGGGTTGAAGTAAGTGCAGTCAGCGTGTATATGAAATATTGGTTTCCGACCGTGCCGGGAATCGTATGGATTTTGCTGTTTGCAGGTGCCCTGATTTATGTAAATGCTACTAGTGTGAATACATTCGCTACATTTGAGTATTGGTTCTCCTTTATTAAAATAAGTGCCATTGTTGGTTTTATCCTTCTTGGAGCCTATGTACTATTCGGTTCATCCGATCAGCCGCATATAGGACCTGAGAACTTTGTAAATGAAGGCGGTTTTTTCCCATTTGGCTGGTGGGGAATGTGGGTGGCCGTATTTATTTCTTTATTCAGCTTTCTCGGAACCGAAATGATAGCGGTTACATCAGGGGAAGCAAAAGATCCCGATGCAGCAGTTCCAAAAGCATTAAAAGCGACCGTGTTCCGTTTGTCCACCTTCTATGTGTTGACAATCGGCATCATGTTGATGATCGTTCCGTGGAAAACGGCTGGGATCGAGGAAAGTCCATTCGTAAAAGTAATGGAAATCTTGAACATTCCTGGTGCATCCGGGATCATGAACTTCATTATTTTAACGGCCGCTTTATCTGCCATGAATGCCCAGCTCTATGCTTCAACACGTATGATGTTTTCATTAGCCCGCGGAAAGCATGCACCTAGCTTTTTAGGAGAGTTAAACAAAAGGGGCGTTCCGGGAAAAGCACTTGCTGTCTCTACAACGGGGATTTTCATTGCTGCAGGCGTTCATGCGTTACTTCCTGGTTCATCCTATGCATTCATGATGGGGATTTCCATGTTCGGTGCTATGTTCACATGGCTCATGATCTTCATTTCCCACTTGTTTTTCAGGGTTAAATGGGAGAAAACCGGCGGTCGCAAATTACCTGTAAAGATGATCGGTTTTCCCTATTTAACGATACTAGGAGCCCTTCTTCTATTCAGCTTAATGATTACAACATGGTTTACAGATTTCAAGATCATGCTTCAATTCGGGATACCTTGGTTACTATTTTTAGCTGTTGCTTATTCAGTTTCAAAAAGAAAAAATATTAACCATAATGTAATGGAAGAACCTCTGGAAAAGAAGATAGAATAG
- the kynA gene encoding tryptophan 2,3-dioxygenase — MDNNEQTITGLEKEIQTDFQKSMSYGDYLHLDKILTSQHRCSDHHDEMLFIIIHQASELWMKLILHELTAATESIRQNKLEPSFKMLSRVSRIQQQLIQSWNVLSTLTPAEYMEFRDKLGQSSGFQSYQNRLIEFALGNKNVHTLSVYQHQTDLYEQMQQALHEPSIYDAAINALVARGLPIDQEALSRDWSQRYEPNASVEEAWLTVYRDVEQYWDLYELGEKLVDIGHQQQLWRFNHMTTVERIIGNKQGTGGSSGVTYLKRALDQHFFPELWSLRTKL; from the coding sequence ATGGATAACAATGAACAAACAATAACGGGTCTAGAGAAAGAAATTCAAACCGACTTTCAAAAATCGATGTCCTACGGAGATTATCTCCACCTTGATAAGATTTTAACCAGTCAACATAGATGTTCCGATCATCATGATGAAATGCTATTCATCATTATCCATCAAGCGAGTGAGCTATGGATGAAGCTCATTTTACATGAGTTGACTGCAGCAACTGAGTCCATCCGCCAAAACAAGTTGGAACCTTCGTTTAAAATGCTGTCGCGCGTTTCGAGGATCCAGCAGCAATTGATCCAGTCATGGAATGTCCTTTCAACTTTAACACCGGCTGAATACATGGAGTTCAGGGATAAACTGGGACAATCTTCCGGATTCCAATCTTATCAGAATCGTTTGATTGAATTTGCATTAGGAAACAAAAATGTCCATACGCTATCAGTCTATCAGCATCAAACGGATTTATACGAGCAAATGCAACAGGCCCTTCATGAGCCAAGTATTTATGACGCGGCGATTAATGCACTTGTGGCGCGCGGATTACCTATTGATCAAGAAGCCCTCAGCAGGGATTGGTCACAAAGATATGAACCAAATGCCAGTGTAGAAGAGGCATGGCTGACAGTTTACCGCGATGTTGAGCAATATTGGGACTTATATGAGCTGGGCGAGAAGTTAGTGGACATTGGCCATCAACAGCAATTATGGCGTTTTAATCATATGACCACAGTAGAAAGGATTATTGGTAATAAACAAGGAACTGGCGGATCATCAGGTGTAACCTATTTAAAAAGAGCACTGGATCAACACTTTTTCCCAGAACTATGGAGTCTAAGAACGAAGCTATAA
- the liaF gene encoding cell wall-active antibiotics response protein LiaF: MLNKMKTDYMGWILLIGVVLLFLEISFTGGGLLFSIAFSIGCIYLGRKFTKRTIGKILFFIGLISLIITVLNMFVFRFFLMAILIYLLLLYYQSKKNPDWVSPILTNDDSDEERINKERLLKTDYLFKNKLFGHQQTAEHVYEWNSVNVQGGVGDTVIDLSKTILPKGDAVISIRNIIGNITVLVPYGIEIRVHHSVIAGRARIFENKPESRVFNQIYSYQTEGFNETDHKVHIITSILVGDLEVKRI; encoded by the coding sequence ATGTTGAACAAGATGAAGACGGACTATATGGGATGGATACTTCTCATCGGAGTCGTCCTGCTTTTTTTAGAGATTTCATTTACGGGTGGAGGTCTCCTTTTTTCCATCGCTTTTTCAATAGGATGTATCTATTTAGGCAGGAAATTCACAAAACGGACAATCGGGAAAATCCTATTTTTTATAGGGCTGATTTCCCTTATCATCACAGTCTTGAATATGTTCGTCTTTAGATTTTTCCTAATGGCGATCCTCATTTATCTTTTGCTTTTATATTATCAGTCCAAAAAGAATCCTGATTGGGTCAGTCCCATTTTAACCAATGATGATTCTGACGAAGAACGGATCAATAAGGAACGATTGCTGAAAACCGATTATCTATTTAAAAATAAGTTGTTCGGTCATCAACAAACGGCCGAACATGTATATGAATGGAATTCCGTGAATGTTCAGGGCGGGGTCGGTGATACGGTTATCGATTTAAGCAAAACGATTTTACCGAAAGGCGACGCTGTCATTTCCATCAGGAATATCATTGGCAATATCACTGTGCTTGTACCGTATGGCATCGAAATCAGGGTCCATCATTCTGTCATTGCAGGCAGGGCGCGGATCTTTGAAAATAAGCCTGAATCCAGGGTCTTTAATCAAATTTATTCCTATCAAACGGAAGGGTTCAATGAAACGGATCACAAGGTTCATATCATCACTTCAATCTTAGTTGGGGATTTAGAGGTGAAGCGGATATGA
- the kynU gene encoding kynureninase, giving the protein MVSEYTLDHAKQMDENDALKGFREEFYLKPNSIYMDGNSLGLLSKRAERTLLESLEDWKEHGIDGWTQGNHPWFFMAEKLGEKMSQLVGASPEEVIVTGSTTVNLHQLVATFYKPQGMRRKILADELTFPTDIYALQSQLRTHGYDPETDLIRVKSRDGRFLEEDDIIEAMTDDIALIILPTVLYRSGQILDMKRLTDEAHKRGIVIGFDGCHSIGAIPHSFSEWDVDFAYWCNYKHLNGGPGGVGGLYVNRKHFGTMPGLAGWFGSKKDKQFDMEHTLTPAESAGAYQIGTPHVLSCAPLIGSLDIFIEAGIENIREKSLKINQYLMDLVEFELEDMGFFIGTPREDIRRGGHVSLEHKEAARICKALKENGVIPDFRAPNIIRLAPVALYTSYAEVWEVVQILKKIMSEKQYEKFKNEREVVA; this is encoded by the coding sequence ATGGTTTCTGAATATACATTGGATCACGCTAAACAAATGGATGAGAATGATGCGCTTAAAGGTTTTCGAGAAGAGTTTTATTTAAAGCCGAATTCCATCTATATGGATGGGAACTCATTGGGGCTTCTTTCGAAAAGGGCTGAACGCACTCTTCTGGAGTCTTTGGAAGATTGGAAAGAGCATGGGATTGATGGATGGACGCAAGGGAATCACCCATGGTTTTTCATGGCTGAGAAATTGGGCGAGAAGATGTCCCAATTGGTCGGAGCTTCTCCCGAGGAAGTTATTGTAACCGGCTCCACAACTGTAAATCTGCATCAGCTTGTAGCTACTTTTTATAAGCCTCAAGGAATGCGCAGAAAAATTTTGGCTGATGAATTAACCTTTCCGACTGATATTTATGCTCTTCAAAGTCAGCTGCGTACACATGGATATGATCCGGAAACCGATCTAATCCGCGTGAAAAGCCGTGATGGGCGATTTCTTGAAGAGGATGATATTATCGAAGCAATGACCGATGACATCGCTTTGATCATCTTGCCAACGGTCCTGTATCGCAGCGGTCAAATACTGGATATGAAACGATTGACTGATGAAGCTCATAAAAGAGGAATTGTAATCGGATTTGACGGATGTCATTCCATCGGTGCCATCCCGCATTCATTCAGCGAATGGGATGTGGATTTTGCGTATTGGTGCAATTATAAACATTTAAATGGCGGCCCTGGTGGTGTTGGCGGTTTATATGTAAATCGAAAACATTTCGGAACGATGCCTGGATTGGCTGGATGGTTCGGCTCCAAAAAAGATAAACAATTCGATATGGAACATACCTTAACACCAGCTGAATCAGCAGGTGCGTATCAAATTGGCACGCCGCATGTGTTAAGTTGTGCACCTTTGATTGGGTCTTTGGACATTTTTATAGAAGCTGGAATTGAGAATATTCGCGAAAAATCCCTGAAAATCAATCAATATTTAATGGATTTAGTCGAATTCGAATTGGAAGACATGGGATTTTTCATTGGAACTCCTAGAGAAGACATCCGCCGCGGAGGTCATGTAAGCCTCGAGCATAAAGAAGCTGCACGGATATGCAAGGCATTGAAAGAGAACGGTGTCATTCCAGATTTCCGAGCACCTAACATCATTCGTCTCGCTCCGGTTGCACTATATACTTCCTACGCAGAAGTTTGGGAAGTTGTACAAATACTCAAGAAAATCATGTCAGAAAAACAATATGAAAAATTCAAGAATGAGCGTGAAGTGGTCGCATAA
- a CDS encoding MBL fold metallo-hydrolase yields MQTLQHLSKHIVYLPPVQETDRPVLAAVTGQRKTLIIDAGNSVRHAQLFKDELLRNDISGNFLVLTHSHWDHVFGLENIGIPVICQEKTYTDIKDMQQLSWEDQDLDQRVEEGTEIPFCADAIKLEHGTNREITFPLPDIIFEKTMTIVLGNITCVIEHVGGDHAKDSCIIYVQEEKTLFLGDCLYANLYAEKWNYTAEQASLLIKKIEAYDAETYILSHHDKPCTRLEMEAELKLMKECARAVVEHRGNRALMEQELANELKRDLTEDELETIGFFVNGYFE; encoded by the coding sequence ATGCAAACATTACAACATCTATCGAAACATATTGTCTACCTGCCGCCAGTTCAGGAAACGGATCGCCCGGTACTTGCCGCCGTGACGGGACAGAGGAAAACGCTCATCATCGATGCCGGTAACTCTGTCCGGCATGCCCAGCTCTTTAAGGACGAATTGCTTCGGAATGATATAAGCGGGAATTTCCTCGTTCTTACCCATTCACACTGGGACCATGTATTCGGACTGGAGAATATCGGGATTCCGGTCATTTGTCAGGAAAAAACATACACCGACATTAAAGATATGCAGCAGCTTTCATGGGAAGATCAGGACCTTGATCAACGGGTCGAAGAAGGGACGGAGATTCCCTTTTGCGCTGATGCAATCAAATTGGAACATGGGACGAATAGAGAGATTACCTTTCCCCTGCCCGATATCATCTTTGAAAAAACGATGACGATCGTTCTCGGCAATATAACCTGTGTCATTGAACATGTAGGCGGCGATCATGCCAAAGATTCCTGCATCATCTATGTACAAGAGGAAAAAACACTATTTCTGGGAGACTGCCTTTATGCCAATCTTTATGCTGAAAAATGGAATTATACGGCTGAACAGGCTTCGCTGCTCATTAAGAAAATTGAAGCCTATGATGCCGAAACATACATACTTTCCCATCATGATAAGCCCTGCACAAGACTGGAAATGGAGGCTGAGCTTAAGCTAATGAAAGAATGTGCCAGAGCGGTGGTCGAACACCGGGGAAACCGAGCTTTAATGGAGCAGGAACTGGCTAATGAACTAAAGCGGGATCTAACTGAGGACGAACTTGAAACAATTGGATTTTTCGTGAATGGTTACTTTGAGTGA
- a CDS encoding PspA/IM30 family protein yields MGNLFSRMKQTISADFHDLLDKKEQKNPIGMLNQYLRQCEQETEKVGKLLERQYLLKEEFTREYNQAQNLAEKRKHQAEIAKQSGETDLMEFAVKESLHYEDRALSLKEAHKSAEVQLAELERKYEEMKHKLKDMHLKRLELMGRENIARANNRINRVLDGGSSEAKPVAMFEEMEHYIDRIEHQVHTDYNRHTIDARIVQLEKELEQKEA; encoded by the coding sequence ATGGGTAATTTATTTTCAAGAATGAAACAAACGATTTCGGCTGATTTTCACGACTTGTTGGATAAAAAGGAGCAAAAAAATCCAATTGGGATGTTAAATCAATATTTGCGTCAATGTGAGCAGGAGACAGAAAAGGTCGGTAAGTTGCTTGAACGTCAATATCTTTTGAAAGAAGAATTTACGCGTGAATATAATCAAGCGCAAAATCTGGCTGAAAAACGTAAGCATCAGGCTGAGATCGCCAAGCAGTCGGGAGAAACCGATTTAATGGAATTTGCCGTCAAGGAAAGCCTGCACTATGAAGATCGGGCGCTAAGTTTGAAAGAGGCGCATAAAAGTGCAGAGGTTCAGTTAGCTGAACTGGAGCGGAAATATGAAGAAATGAAACATAAGCTGAAGGATATGCATCTAAAGCGGTTGGAACTGATGGGCAGGGAAAATATTGCCCGGGCAAACAACCGGATCAATCGGGTTTTGGACGGGGGCAGTTCCGAAGCCAAACCGGTAGCGATGTTTGAAGAAATGGAGCATTATATCGATCGCATCGAGCACCAGGTTCATACAGATTATAATCGGCATACGATCGATGCCAGGATTGTCCAGCTTGAAAAAGAATTGGAACAGAAAGAAGCGTAA
- a CDS encoding LysE family translocator has product MENFYLFIIMCILLIILPGPDTAIATRNTVTVGTSGGFKTMFGTCCALLIHTSAAVFGLSAIIVKSALLFSIFKYVGAVYLVYLGFKTLWGLRNKQVAAAAETTVKSKYENQSCFKQGFLTNLLNPKVAVFFLTFLPQFVNPGNDTFLPFLIMGMTYTVLTALWFVFYIYLLNQISAFMKKPRTQAIFEGITGTVLIGFGIKLALEKAHN; this is encoded by the coding sequence ATGGAAAACTTTTATTTGTTCATCATCATGTGCATCCTTCTCATCATCTTACCCGGTCCAGATACAGCAATAGCCACAAGGAACACTGTTACCGTGGGGACTTCGGGAGGTTTTAAAACGATGTTCGGCACATGCTGTGCCCTGCTTATTCATACATCAGCTGCCGTGTTCGGACTTTCAGCAATCATTGTGAAATCCGCTTTATTATTTTCCATCTTCAAATATGTCGGTGCCGTTTACTTGGTATATCTAGGCTTCAAGACCCTATGGGGATTAAGGAATAAGCAAGTGGCCGCAGCGGCGGAAACTACGGTCAAAAGCAAGTACGAAAACCAGTCATGCTTTAAGCAAGGGTTCCTTACCAATCTGCTGAACCCTAAAGTGGCCGTCTTCTTTTTAACGTTTCTGCCTCAGTTCGTGAATCCGGGGAATGATACGTTTTTACCGTTCCTGATCATGGGCATGACGTATACCGTTTTAACTGCGTTGTGGTTTGTATTTTATATCTATCTGCTGAACCAAATCAGTGCTTTTATGAAAAAGCCTAGAACCCAAGCGATATTCGAGGGGATAACCGGGACGGTCTTGATTGGTTTCGGGATAAAGCTAGCTCTGGAAAAAGCTCATAATTAA